In Halopelagius longus, the following proteins share a genomic window:
- a CDS encoding DUF4097 family beta strand repeat-containing protein, producing the protein MRNSPSTLTRRRLLATAGSGSVLALAGCSAPAIETRRTDSVQFSPDGSDSLAVRNPNGGVTVTSGDGDAVAVEMTVRGYGVDESLLADVTVERSVSDGTLVLEATYPEGASRITTGLDVRMPQSMSLSAAETRTGGIEARGVGGDPTLRAGDGGVTARRVDGYVTLEATNGGVEARDVGGIDGATVENGGVSVDVPAVRGDTEIRTTNGGVEARVGPDVDAAFEVRASNGGVDVGGIELADATKSPSRVAGTLGDGGPSLTISAGNGGVEVRSLDS; encoded by the coding sequence ATGCGAAACTCGCCCTCCACGCTCACGCGGCGTCGGTTGCTCGCGACTGCAGGTAGCGGTTCGGTCCTCGCACTCGCGGGGTGTTCCGCGCCCGCCATCGAGACGCGACGGACGGACTCCGTCCAGTTTTCGCCCGACGGGAGCGACTCGCTCGCCGTCCGGAACCCGAACGGCGGGGTGACCGTCACGTCGGGCGACGGGGACGCCGTCGCCGTCGAGATGACGGTGCGCGGGTACGGCGTCGACGAGAGCCTCCTCGCCGACGTGACGGTCGAACGCTCCGTCTCCGACGGCACCCTCGTCCTCGAAGCGACGTACCCCGAGGGAGCGTCGCGAATCACCACGGGCCTCGACGTCCGGATGCCGCAGTCGATGTCGCTGTCGGCGGCCGAGACGCGAACCGGCGGCATCGAAGCCCGCGGCGTCGGCGGCGACCCGACGCTTCGGGCCGGCGACGGCGGCGTCACCGCGCGCCGCGTCGATGGATACGTGACGCTTGAGGCCACGAACGGCGGCGTCGAGGCCCGCGACGTGGGCGGAATCGACGGCGCGACGGTCGAGAACGGCGGCGTGAGCGTGGACGTCCCCGCCGTCCGCGGCGACACCGAGATACGGACCACCAACGGCGGCGTCGAGGCGCGCGTCGGCCCGGACGTAGACGCGGCGTTCGAGGTGAGAGCGTCGAACGGCGGCGTGGACGTCGGCGGTATCGAACTGGCCGACGCGACGAAGTCGCCGTCCCGCGTCGCCGGAACGCTCGGCGACGGAGGGCCGTCGCTGACGATTTCGGCTGGCAACGGCGGTGTCGAGGTCCGGTCGCTCGACTCCTGA